The Chitiniphilus purpureus sequence CGTGCTGCTGTGTTGTGCCGCAGTCGCGCTCGCCTGCATACCGGCGGCGCTGTCGGGCGGCGTGTGGCGTGAGGTGCAATTCCTCGGGTTGAACCTGTTCGAGCTGATGGACTACACCGCGTCCAACCTGCTGCTGCCGATCGGCGGCGTGGTTTCCGCCACCTGCGTGGGCTGGGCGATCTGGCCGCGCGCGCGCGGCGAATTGTCCAACGGCGCGCAGCTGCCCTGGTGGTTGCCCTTGTTCCGGGCGGTATGCGCGGTCGGGGCACCGCTGCTGATCGGCTGGGTGTTCCTCTACAAGCTGTAGTGCTCAGCGGGGCGGTTTGGGGCGCAGCGCGCGATCGATCAGCTGCGAGGCGTCCAGCGAATGCACCGGCGCAGCCTGACTTGCCTTGACGATGGTCTTGTCACCGGCGTCGAGCACCGTATAGAGCTGCCCGGTGCAATGCCCGTCCTTGGTGCCGAGCCTGTCGCCCACCGGCTTGGGCAGGGCATCCTTGAAGCAGTAGCTGGCGAGGGTGCCGCCGCCTGCCTTCAACGCCCGCAGCGCGCCCTGACCCAGCTTGGCGGCGAGCGTCGGATGCAGGGTGGTGGCGAGCAGGAAGGCGGTCAGCGCCAAGGCGCGGCCATAGCCGGCAGAGCCCGTGGTCTCAGGTGAGGCGTCGCCCGCAGGGACCTCACCTGGCGTTGCGGCTGCGCCTTTGCGGGCCAGATCCAATATCGGCCAGACGCTCAATGTCACGACCGCGCAATGGGCGATTTCCATCGGCACGAAATACAGCAGGGCCATCCCGACGGTCTTGGGCTGGAATTGCTGCAGCACAAACAGTGACAACGACAGGCTGCCGACCGTGAACAGGAACCCATAGGAGAGCACAGCACTCAGGTGGGCCCAGAACTTCACGCCGGATTCGCATAGCAGTCTCAGCCACAAGGCGATGATGGCGAGCGTCACGAGCATCAGCAGTATCCAGAAGCCATTGTCGCTGGTACTGCTCTGGTAGATCGAGACAAACGATCCGGCCGAGAACACCAGCCCGGGCACGACAAAGTGCAGGAGGTAGCGCCTGGGCAGCGGGCGCTGCGCTTGGTCGTTTGGCTGGTGCAGTGCAAAGCCGGAGCGGTACACATCGGTGAGCATCAGGTTGGGCAGCAGCAGGTTGCCTACCAGGATCAGGTAGAGGACCACACCGAGCAGGCCGACCGCCAGGATGACTGTGGGCAGTACCGAAAGCTCAAGGGGGAAGGGCGCATCCTCGCTCAGGAAATAGCAGAACAGGTAGTAGGTGCCAAGCAACGGCAGTATCTTGGCCAACAGGCCGGCAAAGGTGGAGAACGGCGCCAGCTGCTGTTCCAGCTGTTCCAGGTATTTCGATAAACTTTTCATATTGGTCAAATAGTATTCAGCAATTGAAATAATGATGACATCATTGCTGAATGTCATTGTCAAGCAGCAGCGGAGTCGTCCGGCGTGGATGCCGATCGTCGCGTAGGCCGCTAGAATCGCACCCACCGCTTTGCGACCCGTGCCCCGTGCGTCTCACCCACCTCAAGCTTGCCGGCTTCAAGTCCTTCGTCGACCCGACCACGGTGCACGTGCCGGGCCAGCTGGTGGCCATCTGCGGGCCCAACGGCTGCGGCAAATCCAACGTGATCGATGCGGTGCGCTGGGTGCTGGGCGAATCATCGGCCAAGCAGTTGCGCGGCGAATCGATGCAGGACGTGATCTTCAATGGCTCGGGTGCCAGAAAGCCGGTCAGCCGGGCGGCGGTGGAACTGGTGTTCGACAACGCCGCGGGCCTTGCCGCGGGGCAGTGGAGCCAGTACGCCGAGATCAGCATCAAGCGGGTGCTGACGCGGCAGGGCGAATCGTCCTACTACATCAACAACCTACAGGTGCGGCGGCGTGACATCACCGATCTGTTCCTCGGCACCGGCGTGGGCAAGGGCGGCTATGCCATCATCGAACAGGGGATGATCAGCCGCATCATCGAAGCCAAGCCCGAGGAATTGCGGCACTTTCTCGAAGAAGCCGCCGGGGTCTCCAAGTACAAGGAGCGCCGGCGCGAGACCGAGGCCCGTCTGGCGGACACCCGCGACAACCTGTCCCGGGTGGAGGACATCGCCAGGGAGCTGGGTGCCCAGATCGCCAAGCTCGAGACGCAGGCCGAAGTCGCGGCCGAGTACAACCGGCTGCAAGCGGCGGTGACCGAAAAGCAGAACCTGCTGGCGTTGCAGCGCAAGCTGGATGCGGCCCGCGATGCCGAGGCGGCGCGACGCGAGATCGACGCCGCGCAGAATGCGCTGGAGGCGCAGCTGGCCCAGCTGCGCGCGCTGGAAGCCGCGCTGGAGCAATTGCGCGAAGATCATTTCACCGCCAGCGACGCGGTGCATCAGGCGCAGGGCGAGCTGTACGACGCAAACGCCGCGGTGGCGCGGCTGGAGCAACAGCTGCTGCACCTGAAGCAGACCCGTGAACGTCTGACCCAGCAACTGCAGGAGGCCGGCGCCGAACTGGGCCGGCTGGACGCGCAGGACCGCGTGGCGGGCGATGAGCTGGAAATCTGGCGTGCGCGGCACGAGGAGGCCAATTACGCCGCCGAGGAAAGCGCGCTGGCGCTGGACGCCCAGAGCGAGCGCCTGCCCGAGCTGGAAGGGGCACTCCGGCTGGCCGATGACGAATTCAACAGCCTGCGCGAACGACTGGCCAGCGCGCGCAATACCGTGCAGTTGGCGCGCCAGCAGGCGCAACACCTGGAACGCACGCTGGCGCAACTGCGGGAACGCCGGCAACGATTGCTGGCCGAGCATGCGGCGCTCGCCCCCGCGCATGACGAGGCGCGTGAAGCGCTGATCGAAACGCGCGCCGCCGCCGCGCTGGCGCAGGAGCAAGGCGCGCTGGCACTGGCCGAGGGCGAGGCACGGCTGGCCCAGGCGAGGACACGGCAGCAGCAGGCGCGTGCGGCACGCGAGGCACTGTCGCTGGAATTGGCCGGCTTGACGGCGCGCGAAGCGGCGCTGGGTGAACTGACCCGGACCGGTGATGCGGACGGCTTGGCATCATGGCTGGCCGCCCAGGAACTTGCCCAGGCCGACGTACTGCTCGACGTGGTCCGCGTGCAGGCCGGTTGGGAAACCGCCTTGGAAGCGGCGCTGGGCGCGCGCCTGCAGGCGCGGCTGGCACAGACGCCGCCGCAAGCCGTCGCGCCGGCCCCGTTGGTGCTGGCCTTGCCGGCCCAGCCGGCATCTGCCGGCCACGGCCTGCGTGCCAAGGTCACCAGCGATCATGCGACTGCCAACGCGGCGTTGGACGACTGGCTGGCCGGGATCGATTGCGCCGAATCGCTGGCCGACGCGCTGGCGCGTCGTACCACGCTGCCGCCGGGCCGGCGGCTGGCGACGCGGGATGGCCACCTGGTCGGTCGCGCCGGGATCGTCTACCACGCCGCCGACGGTCACCTTGCCGGCATGGTGGCGCGCCGCGTGGAACGCGATGCCATCCGCGAACGGCTGGCAACCCTGCACCCGGCACTGGCCGACGCCGAGGAGACGCTCACCGGCGCGACGCAGGCGTTGGAGGAGGCCGAATCCATGCTGCCGGTGGCGCGGCAGCAGGTGCAGGCCGCACAGCAGCAATTGGCACAGTGCGAACGTGAGCTGGCACGGCGCGACGAGGCGCACCAGCAGGCGGGGCGCCGCCAGCAGCAGCTGGCGGACGAGCTGGCGCAACTGGATGGCCAGCTGGAAGACGAAACCATCGCCAGCCTTGCCTGCGAAGAGCGCCGCCTGCAGGCCGAGGACGAGCTGGCGCCGCTCGAAGACGCGCTGCATCACGCCCGGCTCACCCGCACCGAAGCCGAATCGGCGTGCGAGTTGCAGCGCAGTCGCCTGCGTCAGGCCGAGCGCCAGGCCCAGGAGGCGCGGTTTGCGGTGCAGGCCGCCCAGCAGAAGCTGGCGGAGCTGGCGCGGCGCGGCGGTGACCTGGGCGAGCAGCGCCAGCGCCTGCTCGAGCGCCGGGAAGCGCTGGCGCTGGAACTGGAGCACGTCGACGAAGGCCAGTTCGACGTGGGGTTCCAGGCGGCGGTGGATACGCGTGCACAAAAAGAGCGTGCGCTGGCCGCCGCACGCGATGCACTCAATGGCCTGACGGGCCAGTTGCGCGAGCGCGAAGGCGACAAGCAGCGTATCGAGGCCGGGCTGGAGCCGGCGCGCGAGGCGGTTGGCAACCTGCGCCTGAAGGAGCAGGAGGCGCGCCTGGCGGCCGAGCGCTTTGCCCAGGAGTTGGCCGAGGCCGGGGCGGACGAGACGGCGCTGCGCGAGCGGCTCGGAACGGGGCTCAAGGTGAGCAGCCTTGCCGCCGAGATCGGTCGGCTCTCGCAGGCGTTGAGCGGCCTGGGGGCGGTCAACCTCGCCGCGCTTGAGGAACTGGAGGCCGCACGGACCCGGCAGGGCTGGCTCCAGGCGCAGTCGGCCGACCTGACCGAGGCGATCGGCACGCTGGAGAACGCCATCCGCCGCATCGACCGCGAAACGCGCGCACTGCTGCAGGAGACCTACGATGCGGTCAACGCCAATCTGCAGGAACTGTTCCCGATGCTGTTCGGCGGCGGTCACGCCGAGCTTGTGCTCACCGGCGAGGAAATCCTCGATGCCGGCCTGACGATCATGGCCCAGCCACCGGGCAAGAAGAACAGCACCATCCACTTGCTCTCCGGTGGCGAGAAGGCACTGACCGCACTAAGTCTGGTATTCTCGCTGTTTCGCCTCAATCCCGCGCCGTTCTGCCTGCTCGACGAAGTGGATGCGCCGCTTGACGACGCCAATACGCTGCGTTTTTGCCATCTGGTCAAGAAGATGGCCGAGCGCACCCAGTTCCTCTACATCAGCCACAACCGGCTGACCATGGAAATGGCCAGCCAGCTCGTCGGCGTCACCATGCAAGAGCAGGGCGTATCGCGCGTGGTGGCGGTCGATATCGAAGCCGCGCTGTCGATGCGCGAATCTGCCCCCGTATAGCTTCCC is a genomic window containing:
- the smc gene encoding chromosome segregation protein SMC, with the translated sequence MRLTHLKLAGFKSFVDPTTVHVPGQLVAICGPNGCGKSNVIDAVRWVLGESSAKQLRGESMQDVIFNGSGARKPVSRAAVELVFDNAAGLAAGQWSQYAEISIKRVLTRQGESSYYINNLQVRRRDITDLFLGTGVGKGGYAIIEQGMISRIIEAKPEELRHFLEEAAGVSKYKERRRETEARLADTRDNLSRVEDIARELGAQIAKLETQAEVAAEYNRLQAAVTEKQNLLALQRKLDAARDAEAARREIDAAQNALEAQLAQLRALEAALEQLREDHFTASDAVHQAQGELYDANAAVARLEQQLLHLKQTRERLTQQLQEAGAELGRLDAQDRVAGDELEIWRARHEEANYAAEESALALDAQSERLPELEGALRLADDEFNSLRERLASARNTVQLARQQAQHLERTLAQLRERRQRLLAEHAALAPAHDEAREALIETRAAAALAQEQGALALAEGEARLAQARTRQQQARAAREALSLELAGLTAREAALGELTRTGDADGLASWLAAQELAQADVLLDVVRVQAGWETALEAALGARLQARLAQTPPQAVAPAPLVLALPAQPASAGHGLRAKVTSDHATANAALDDWLAGIDCAESLADALARRTTLPPGRRLATRDGHLVGRAGIVYHAADGHLAGMVARRVERDAIRERLATLHPALADAEETLTGATQALEEAESMLPVARQQVQAAQQQLAQCERELARRDEAHQQAGRRQQQLADELAQLDGQLEDETIASLACEERRLQAEDELAPLEDALHHARLTRTEAESACELQRSRLRQAERQAQEARFAVQAAQQKLAELARRGGDLGEQRQRLLERREALALELEHVDEGQFDVGFQAAVDTRAQKERALAAARDALNGLTGQLREREGDKQRIEAGLEPAREAVGNLRLKEQEARLAAERFAQELAEAGADETALRERLGTGLKVSSLAAEIGRLSQALSGLGAVNLAALEELEAARTRQGWLQAQSADLTEAIGTLENAIRRIDRETRALLQETYDAVNANLQELFPMLFGGGHAELVLTGEEILDAGLTIMAQPPGKKNSTIHLLSGGEKALTALSLVFSLFRLNPAPFCLLDEVDAPLDDANTLRFCHLVKKMAERTQFLYISHNRLTMEMASQLVGVTMQEQGVSRVVAVDIEAALSMRESAPV